Genomic window (Streptomyces sp. NBC_01431):
GCCGTCATCAACGACGCCCGTAAGAAGCTCTATCTGATCCTCGCCGACGAGGACTGAACCCCGGGCACACACAAGCCCCGCGGCCGCTGGAAACCAGCCGCCGCGGGGCTTTCGCCCGCTCGGAGTCTGTGCCGGTCCGCCTTTTCAGGCGCAGAGTCCCCCGAGTTTGCGCAGCGACTCATTGAGCGCGGCTGTCGCCGAGTCCTTCAGCTTGCCCGCCATGAGCGAGACCGCGGCCCCCGTGAACTCGCCCTCGATGCGGACCGTGGTGGCCGCGCCGTCGGGGATGACCGTGTACCGGTTGGCGACGTTCACGCCCATCGGGCCCTTGCCCTTGACGGCGAACACCCGGCCGGCCTCGAACTCGTCCACGGTCCACGCCACTTCGGCGGGAAAGCCCATCAGCTTCATGTTCTCGGCGTACGTCGCTCCCAGTTCGAGCTTCTCGGGGCCGCCCGCGGGGAAGCTGGTGTGCGTGGCGTTCCACTCACCGTACGAGGAGAAGTCGGTGAGCCGTGCCCAGACCTTCTCGGCCGGAGCCTCGATACGTGCCTCCGCGCTGACCTCGGCCATGCGACCACTCCTTCGTGGGACGGTGACGGGGACCTGTCGCGGAACGTAGCGGGGTGTCGGTGAACATTCAATACTGATGAACCGTCAGATATCTGAACTCCCGGACTCCGGCGCCCAGTCAG
Coding sequences:
- a CDS encoding type II toxin-antitoxin system Rv0910 family toxin produces the protein MAEVSAEARIEAPAEKVWARLTDFSSYGEWNATHTSFPAGGPEKLELGATYAENMKLMGFPAEVAWTVDEFEAGRVFAVKGKGPMGVNVANRYTVIPDGAATTVRIEGEFTGAAVSLMAGKLKDSATAALNESLRKLGGLCA